A DNA window from Camelina sativa cultivar DH55 chromosome 13, Cs, whole genome shotgun sequence contains the following coding sequences:
- the LOC104738297 gene encoding uncharacterized protein LOC104738297: protein MHNGEKIGGPRRGQHFFKPFVEMLEVYDMLELSGSGNRFTWGGRRGDHWIQSRLDRAFGNKDWFEIFPTSNQDFLEMRGSDHRPVLVKLVDSQEGYFHFDKRFLHKADIRRAITRAWKPGVSNGGLLVAQRIRDCRKVLSSWNKTNYVNSKDKIHQCEVALERVQSERWPNLQQVHILKRELAKAYRAEETYWRQHSKHG from the coding sequence ATGCACAATGGAGAAAAGATAGGAGGACCTAGAAGAGGACAACATTTCTTTAAACCATTTGTGGAAATGTTAGAGGTGTATGATATGCTAGAACTTTCAGGAAGTGGCAACCGCTTTACCTGGGGAGGTAGAAGGGGTGATCACTGGATACAGAGCAGACTCGACAGAGCTTTTGGGAATAAAGATTGGTTTGAAATCTTCCCGACGTCTAATCAAGACTTTTTAGAAATGAGGGGATCGGATCATCGTCCGGTGCTGGTCAAGCTAGTGGATTCTCAGGAAGGATATTTTCATTTTGACAAGCGGTTCTTACATAAAGCGGATATCAGGAGAGCCATTACTAGGGCTTGGAAACCAGGTGTATCTAATGGGGGATTGCTAGTGGCTCAAAGAATCAGAGATTGTAGAAAAGTCTTAAGTTCGTGGAATAAGACCAATTATGTGAATTCCAAAGATAAGATTCATCAGTGTGAAGTGGCTCTAGAGAGAGTACAATCTGAGAGATGGCCTAACTTGCAACAGGTTCATATTCTTAAACGTGAACTTGCTAAAGCATACAGAGCAGAAGAGACTTATTGGAGGCAACATAGCAAGCATGGATGA
- the LOC104736916 gene encoding uncharacterized protein LOC104736916, with translation MAWLRLFTRTLKSQISSNQNPNLRTLPFSTSFLITKTPEKFRKKRKKPESARTKPVQHESTKIPHFESLVLRDAHLRFLIRSKEFISKQPERILRLDDAGKLYRELGFPRGRKVTRFIPKHPLILQTYRHSDGKIWLGFTEFMEGLLDEEKSLMDSMELDRVNRVRKLLMMTKDKRVLLSKIHHTRLIFGIPEDFRDRVAKYPEYFRVVTGKDGNRVLELVNWDTNLAVSELERQFMVDEDKAKRAFKFPVKHGKELELEEKDTRKLNLLNTFPLVSPYSDGWKFDVWTLEAEKYRVGVVHEFLNLTLEKRASIHHIVEFKDEFSLTRQTYQMLKKQPTTFYLAGTEMNWTVFLKDGYNENGVLVSKDPQVVFNEKLYKYADMLQMDQS, from the coding sequence ATGGCTTGGCTTCGTCTCTTcacaagaaccctaaaatctcaaatctcatcaaatcaaaaccctaatctcagAACCTTACCTTTCTCAACCTCATTTCTCATCACAAAAACACctgaaaaattcagaaaaaaacgCAAAAAACCAGAATCCGCCAGAACAAAACCAGTCCAACACGAATCAACCAAGATCCCACATTTCGAATCACTCGTCTTACGCGACGCACATCTCCGATTCCTAATCCGATCCAAAGAGTTCATCTCAAAGCAACCGGAGCGAATCCTCCGGCTAGATGACGCCGGAAAGCTTTACCGCGAGCTCGGGTTCCCGCGAGGTCGTAAGGTGACTCGATTCATCCCTAAACATCCTCTAATCTTACAAACGTATAGACATAGCGATGGGAAGATTTGGTTAGGGTTTACTGAGTTTATGGAAGGTTTGTTAGATGAAGAGAAAAGTTTAATGGATTCAATGGAGTTAGATAGAGTTAATCGTGTTCGTAAGCTGTTGATGATGACGAAAGATAAACGAGTCCTGCTTAGTAAAATCCATCACACTCGTTTGATTTTTGGGATTCCTGAGGATTTTAGAGACAGAGTTGCGAAGTATCCTGAGTACTTTCGGGTTGTTACGGGTAAAGATGGGAATAGGGTGCTTGAGTTGGTGAATTGGGACACGAATCTTGCGGTTAGTGAGCTCGAGAGACAGTTTATGGTTGACGAAGATAAGGCGAAAAGAGCGTTTAAGTTTCCGGTGAAACATGGGAAAGAATTGGAGTTGGAAGAGAAGGATACGAGGAAACTTAATCTGTTGAATACGTTTCCTCTGGTTTCGCCGTATTCGGATGGTTGGAAGTTTGATGTGTGGACATTAGAAGCGGAGAAGTATCGTGTTGGGGTTGTGCACGAGTTCTTGAACTTGACGTTGGAGAAGAGAGCTTCGATTCATCATATTGTGGAGTTTAAAGATGAGTTTAGTTTGACTAGACAGACTTATCAGATGTTGAAGAAGCAGCCTACTACTTTTTACTTGGCTGGCACTGAGATGAATTGGACTGTGTTTTTGAAGGATGGTTACAATGAGAATGGTGTCTTGGTTAGTAAAGATCCACAGGTTGTGTTTAATGAAAAGCTGTATAAGTATGCAGATATGCTGCAGATGGACCAATCCTGA
- the LOC104736914 gene encoding 5'-adenylylsulfate reductase-like 6 encodes MEKKLIPLFFVVILFINLTKATVRVQIYPRGSAKDYILGFRDRSALYRSGSVTEGDDRWLQVASDMIDKNKCDYVALLFYASWCPFSRLLRPSFDLISLLYSSIPHFAVEESSVKSSTLSKYGVHGFPTIILMNSTMLVAYRGSRTLDSLVTFYSDVTGIEKLDETWVEKNMLVPQFHTEPENCPFPWARRSPENLLRQETYLTLATVFVLLRLLHLISPTMVMLAKFTWGRVAKNMRPQNLLEHTAAVYLKEPCMSSNLQEGAMNARAWASKSLASVSIGEPSSSNRNVSASQ; translated from the exons atggagaagaagctgattcCGTTGTTCTTTGTGGTGATTCTGTtcataaatctaacaaaagccACCGTTAGGGTCCAGATTTATCCTAGAGGATCTGCAAAAGATTATATCCTAGGGTTTCGAGATAGATCAGCTTTATACCGTTCTGGTTCTGTCACCGAG GGGGATGATCGGTGGTTACAAGTGGCTTCTGATATGATTGATAAAAACAAGTGTGACTATGTGGCTTTACTCTTCTATGCATCTTGGTGTCCTTTCTCCAGATTACTTAGACCAAGCTTTGATCTCATCTCTTTGCTGTATTCATCGATTCCTCACTTTGCAGTTGAGGAATCATCAGTTAAATCAAG TACCCTTTCGAAATATGGAGTTCATGGGTTTCCTACTATCATCCTTATGAATTCAACAATGCTTGTAGCTTACCGGGGATCCCGAACACTAGATTCTCTTGTTACCTTCTACAGTGATGTTACTG GAATTGAAAAGCTGGATGAAACATGGGTTGAGAAAAACATGTTAGTTCCTCAGTTTCACACGGAGCCTGAGAATTGCCCTTTCCCATGGGCAAGGAGATCACCCGAGAATCTGCTTCGTCAAGAGACATATCTGACTCTTGCCACAGTGTTCGTCTTGTTAAGATTGCTACACTTGATATCACCCACAATGGTTATGTTAGCCAAATTCACTTGGGGACGGGTTGCTAAGAACATGAGACCGCAAAACCTCTTAGAGCATACAGCTGCCGTGTATCTCAAAGAACCTTGCATGAGTAGCAATTTGCAGGAAGGAGCTATGAATGCTAGAGCATGGGCTTCCAAGTCATTAGCCTCTGTCTCAATCGGGGAACCAAGCTCCTCAAACAGAAATGTTTCAGCTTCACAGTGA
- the LOC104736915 gene encoding 5'-adenylylsulfate reductase-like 6 codes for MEKKLIPLFFVVILFINLTKATVRVQIYPRGSAKDYILGFRDRSALYRSGSVTEGDDRWLQVASDMIDKNKCDYVALLFYASWCPFSRLLRPSFDLISLLYSSIPHFAVEESSVKSSTLSKYGVHGFPTIILMNSTMLVAYRGSRTLDSLVTFYSDVTGKAF; via the exons atggagaagaagctgattcCGTTGTTCTTTGTGGTGATTCTGTtcataaatctaacaaaagccACCGTTAGGGTCCAGATTTATCCTAGAGGATCTGCAAAAGATTATATCCTAGGGTTTCGAGATAGATCAGCTTTATACCGTTCTGGTTCTGTCACCGAG GGGGATGATCGGTGGTTACAAGTGGCTTCTGATATGATTGATAAAAACAAGTGTGACTATGTGGCTTTACTCTTCTATGCATCTTGGTGTCCTTTCTCCAGATTACTTAGACCAAGCTTTGATCTCATCTCTTTGCTGTATTCATCGATTCCTCACTTTGCAGTTGAGGAATCATCAGTTAAATCAAG TACCCTTTCGAAATATGGAGTTCATGGGTTTCCTACTATCATCCTTATGAATTCAACAATGCTTGTAGCTTACCGGGGATCCCGAACACTAGATTCTCTTGTTACCTTCTACAGTGATGTTACTGGTAAGGCATTTTGA